A window from Clupea harengus chromosome 14, Ch_v2.0.2, whole genome shotgun sequence encodes these proteins:
- the tmem177 gene encoding transmembrane protein 177: MSSSFLKLSAFLQKYRTPVLLIGCGGAFTANIFYHVFPNGTYRKLYQAWSKGQPASLSEKLENTFQAVLKDCAVGSSENYSAFASFGFQPLGAGIPWLPAGAQVGIPANFNSTTDDAAGITNRTILINGKEVEWDSDIGTNLKQSLLFSPEAQKFAIAREVIRLETAGPLLHAAVAPACLAGICVNSVVLKHVFGLYAGPLLARGVVNLVVVGLGAAFYMLASDEVSQWLDYKSDRRAASLSLQYAKGGVEFYDKILSRNQSLRMLMGPKGEEVYAPSGNLFPTNLFSMKHAPYTARRDGIAGLLKELKM, encoded by the coding sequence ATGAGTTCATCATTTCTGAAATTATCTGCGTTTCTGCAGAAGTACCGAACGCCAGTGTTACTCATTGGCTGCGGGGGAGCTTTCACAGCCAACATTTTCTATCATGTTTTCCCAAATGGAACTTACAGGAAGCTGTATCAGGCCTGGAGTAAAGGACAACCTGCCAGTCTCTCTGAGAAACTGGAGAATACATTTCAAGCGGTATTAAAGGATTGCGCTGTCGGCTCATCCGAAAACTACAGTGCCTTTGCGTCCTTTGGCTTTCAGCCGCTTGGTGCTGGCATTCCCTGGTTACCTGCTGGTGCCCAAGTAGGCATACCAGCCAATTTTAATAGTACTACAGATGACGCAGCTGGCATCACCAATCGCACTATTCTCATAAACGGCAAGGAGGTAGAGTGGGATAGTGACATTGGCACCAACCTAAAACAGTCCCTTCTGTTTTCCCCTGAGGCACAGAAGTTTGCTATAGCCCGGGAAGTGATTCGATTGGAAACAGCTGGGCCACTGTTGCATGCTGCAGTGGCTCCAGCTTGCCTGGCTGGGATTTGTGTCAACAGTGTGGTTCTGAAACACGTTTTTGGGCTGTACGCAGGCCCCCTTCTGGCCAGGGGGGTGGTCAATTTAGTTGTGGTTGGTTTGGGTGCTGCATTCTACATGCTGGCCTCAGACGAAGTTAGCCAGTGGCTGGACTACAAATCAGACCGCCGTGCTGCCAGCCTCTCCCTTCAATATGCCAAAGGTGGAGTGGAGTTCTATGACAAGATCCTGTCCCGGAATCAGAGTCTACGAATGTTGATGGGACCAAAGGGGGAGGAGGTGTATGCACCAAGTGGGAATCTTTTCCCTACTAACCTGTTCAGTATGAAGCATGCGCCGTACACTGCTCGAAGGGATGGAATTGCAGGCCTCTTGAAAGAACTGAAAATGTAG